A window from Sphingobacterium hotanense encodes these proteins:
- a CDS encoding transposase yields the protein MKKDRITLGVDVSKKTLDICHWGTHDFIKIENNSSGFKQLAKWMRGKGFVSSQVFFIMEYTGGYEYRFLQYCESKGLSYTRKSGLEIKKSMGMVRGKSDKQDSFRIAQYGEEKAYMLEPSGKLNSTIFDLKQLISFRKRLVREMAGYKASSSERKAMYGKDAGKVILKVSKTMIDVYKKEIYRVEREILQLIESDESLNRNYQILKSVKGIGPVNAWMTIVYTENFKAFTDPRKYAVYAGVIPFEHTSGTSIRGRKRVSHMANKAIKQELNQAAKIAITHDKTLREYAQRKLTTKAYPLVLNNVKFKLILIMFSLIGRQEMYREDYHYAA from the coding sequence ATGAAAAAAGATCGTATTACCTTAGGTGTCGACGTTTCTAAGAAGACATTGGACATCTGCCATTGGGGCACACATGATTTCATTAAGATCGAGAACAACAGTTCGGGATTTAAGCAATTGGCAAAGTGGATGCGAGGGAAAGGTTTTGTATCAAGCCAAGTCTTCTTTATCATGGAATATACTGGTGGATATGAATATAGATTCCTGCAGTATTGCGAGTCAAAAGGTCTTTCGTATACACGCAAATCTGGTCTAGAGATCAAGAAGTCGATGGGCATGGTCCGTGGCAAGAGCGATAAGCAAGACTCCTTTAGGATTGCCCAGTATGGGGAAGAAAAGGCTTATATGCTCGAACCAAGCGGTAAATTGAATTCTACAATATTTGATCTTAAGCAGCTGATCTCCTTTCGTAAACGTCTAGTGAGAGAGATGGCCGGTTACAAAGCGAGCAGCTCTGAGCGCAAGGCGATGTACGGGAAAGACGCAGGGAAGGTGATCCTGAAGGTCAGTAAAACAATGATAGATGTTTATAAGAAAGAGATCTACAGAGTAGAACGAGAAATCTTACAGCTCATCGAAAGCGATGAATCGCTCAACAGGAACTATCAGATCCTCAAAAGCGTCAAAGGGATAGGCCCGGTCAATGCCTGGATGACGATCGTTTATACGGAGAATTTCAAGGCTTTTACCGATCCCCGAAAATACGCTGTCTATGCCGGTGTGATACCATTTGAGCACACTTCTGGGACCAGTATTCGCGGTCGAAAGCGAGTCTCGCATATGGCCAACAAGGCCATAAAGCAGGAGTTGAACCAAGCGGCAAAGATTGCCATTACACATGACAAGACGCTCCGAGAATATGCGCAACGGAAGCTCACAACCAAAGCTTACCCGTTGGTCTTGAACAATGTGAAATTCAAGCTGATTTTGATCATGTTTTCCTTGATCGGACGACAGGAGATGTATCGGGAAGATTATCATTATGCAGCGTGA
- the atpC gene encoding ATP synthase F1 subunit epsilon, producing the protein MNLTIITPDKLAYEGTVTAVTVPGSAGSFQILKDHAAIVSTLDDGKVIIKNNNDEQVIIIKGGVVEVKDNKIIILAEGIAGE; encoded by the coding sequence ATGAATTTAACAATTATTACTCCAGACAAATTAGCTTACGAAGGTACGGTTACTGCTGTTACAGTTCCTGGATCTGCTGGTTCCTTTCAAATTTTGAAGGACCACGCTGCTATTGTGTCTACGCTAGATGATGGCAAAGTCATTATTAAAAATAATAATGACGAACAAGTCATTATTATTAAAGGTGGTGTGGTTGAAGTAAAGGACAACAAAATCATCATTTTAGCGGAAGGAATTGCCGGAGAATAG
- a CDS encoding M14 family zinc carboxypeptidase, whose translation MKQRFIMLLLCSTPFFTYAQWNYPKYNELKARIQSFTSKSNVQLDVIGKSFGAEQIPIIKIQRGKEAKPTLLLVAGIDGKHPAGTINALNVAERLLDLPKDELSDLLANKSIWVLPLLNADAYKRNANHIELTAGNARQIDFDRDGRIDEDPEKDLNGDGLISQMRVKSPAGTYRPHLLSPDFLLLAEKNKGEAGIFELYKEGVDADKDGFYGEDGLSGVNLDKNFTYDYPFFESETGDYAASEPETRALMNLIFDNPQIAVVLHFGLQNNLSTAEVFDQRKASERIMKSWTNNDAQVSALVTNFYKEAAKELGDAPKMPAGKGNFSSTAYYHAGKFSFVTPSWWIPTTQDSSKTTAKPSGAKDDDMFVRWVKANNIQGAILPWTKVNHPDFPNQEVEVGGKVERFQHNPPIEHLNASAQAHSNFVVQLMRAMASLEFSQPKITPLGDDIFRIEVRLFNTGALPIYPEIADKIKHVSKLKSVLELQKNQSFLSGKRLQLYPSLGAGKSQDLSWLVKGRGRAQLTVGCPTAGMKVIDINL comes from the coding sequence ATGAAACAAAGGTTCATCATGCTGCTACTCTGCAGCACGCCTTTCTTTACGTATGCTCAATGGAATTATCCTAAGTATAATGAACTGAAAGCGCGCATCCAATCCTTCACCTCCAAATCCAATGTGCAATTAGACGTTATTGGCAAGTCCTTTGGCGCTGAACAAATCCCCATTATTAAGATACAGCGTGGTAAGGAGGCGAAACCTACGCTCTTACTGGTTGCTGGCATCGACGGTAAACACCCCGCAGGAACGATCAATGCTTTGAATGTGGCGGAACGACTTTTGGATCTCCCTAAAGATGAGTTGTCCGATCTCTTGGCAAATAAATCGATTTGGGTTTTACCGCTGCTGAATGCGGATGCCTATAAAAGGAATGCCAATCACATCGAATTAACAGCTGGCAATGCTCGCCAGATTGATTTTGATCGAGATGGGCGCATCGATGAAGATCCCGAGAAGGACCTCAATGGCGATGGCCTCATTTCTCAAATGCGCGTGAAGTCGCCCGCCGGAACATACCGACCACATTTGCTTTCTCCGGATTTCCTTTTGCTCGCGGAAAAGAATAAAGGGGAGGCCGGCATATTTGAACTCTACAAAGAAGGAGTAGACGCAGATAAGGATGGATTCTACGGTGAAGATGGTTTATCTGGAGTTAACCTCGATAAGAATTTCACCTACGATTATCCTTTTTTTGAATCGGAGACCGGCGACTATGCTGCCTCGGAGCCTGAAACCCGAGCATTGATGAATTTAATCTTCGATAATCCGCAGATAGCCGTTGTTCTTCATTTTGGTTTACAGAATAACCTTTCGACAGCGGAGGTTTTCGACCAAAGGAAAGCCTCAGAACGTATCATGAAATCTTGGACAAACAATGACGCGCAAGTGTCCGCATTGGTAACCAACTTTTATAAAGAGGCAGCTAAAGAGCTAGGCGATGCCCCTAAAATGCCGGCAGGTAAGGGTAATTTTTCCAGCACCGCCTATTATCATGCTGGAAAATTCAGCTTTGTTACACCCTCTTGGTGGATTCCAACCACGCAGGACAGTAGCAAAACTACTGCTAAGCCGTCTGGAGCGAAGGACGATGACATGTTTGTAAGATGGGTTAAAGCCAACAATATACAAGGCGCCATCCTGCCATGGACTAAGGTCAATCACCCCGATTTCCCAAATCAGGAAGTAGAGGTAGGGGGCAAGGTAGAACGTTTTCAACATAACCCACCCATCGAACATCTGAACGCCTCCGCACAGGCGCATAGCAATTTCGTCGTGCAGTTGATGCGTGCCATGGCGAGTTTAGAATTTTCACAACCCAAAATCACTCCACTTGGCGATGATATCTTTCGAATCGAGGTGCGTTTATTCAACACCGGGGCTTTGCCCATTTACCCGGAAATAGCAGATAAAATTAAGCATGTATCCAAACTTAAATCTGTTTTGGAATTGCAGAAAAACCAGTCCTTCCTAAGTGGTAAGCGTTTGCAGCTTTACCCCAGCTTAGGAGCGGGTAAGTCGCAAGACCTTTCCTGGTTAGTGAAAGGAAGAGGTAGAGCACAATTAACTGTCGGTTGTCCGACTGCCGGGATGAAAGTAATCGATATAAATCTTTAA
- a CDS encoding CoA transferase subunit A, which translates to MIDKSVANASDAIQDVKDGMTISLGGFGLCGIPENLIAALLQKGTKNLTCISNNAGVDDFGLGLLLQKKQVKKMIASYVGENAEFERQMLSGELEVDLIPQGTLASRLMAGGYGMPVIFTPAGVGTEVAEGKETRKFTFHGVEKEYLMEYAFEPDFAFVKAWKGDKAGNLVYRGTAQNFNHAVAMCGKITIAEVEELVEPGELDPNFIHTPGVFVQRIFQGDKYEKRIEQRTVRNKEDND; encoded by the coding sequence ATGATTGATAAAAGCGTGGCAAATGCTTCGGACGCAATCCAAGACGTCAAAGATGGGATGACCATCTCATTGGGTGGCTTTGGGCTATGCGGAATTCCGGAGAATCTGATTGCTGCATTGCTGCAAAAAGGAACTAAGAATCTGACATGTATCAGTAACAATGCCGGTGTTGACGACTTCGGCTTGGGCCTGCTGCTACAGAAAAAGCAGGTCAAGAAAATGATTGCTTCCTACGTAGGAGAGAATGCGGAATTTGAGCGCCAGATGTTGAGCGGTGAATTGGAAGTGGATCTGATTCCACAAGGCACCTTAGCATCTCGTTTAATGGCCGGCGGATATGGTATGCCTGTAATTTTTACGCCGGCAGGGGTGGGGACCGAGGTTGCCGAAGGCAAGGAAACTCGAAAATTCACCTTCCATGGCGTAGAAAAAGAATACCTAATGGAATATGCTTTTGAGCCTGATTTTGCTTTCGTAAAAGCATGGAAGGGTGATAAGGCGGGTAATTTAGTGTACCGCGGAACAGCACAGAACTTTAACCATGCTGTAGCTATGTGCGGAAAGATCACGATCGCGGAAGTCGAAGAGTTGGTTGAGCCGGGCGAGTTAGATCCAAATTTTATCCATACACCAGGCGTATTTGTGCAACGGATTTTTCAAGGCGATAAATACGAGAAAAGAATAGAACAACGAACAGTAAGAAATAAAGAAGACAATGATTAA
- the atpD gene encoding F0F1 ATP synthase subunit beta — translation MPNIGKIAQIIGPVVDVNFADNENLPKIYDALYIEKENGQRIVLEVQQHLGEERVRTIAMDATEGLVRGMKVVDTGAPIKMPIGEEIKGRVFNVVGDPIDGIKSLDKTNGRPIHNVPPRFEDLSTESEVLFTGIKVIDLLEPYAKGGKIGLFGGAGVGKTVLIQELINNIAKGHGGLSVFAGVGERTREGNDLLREMLESGIIKYGEHFMEGMEKGEWPLESVDLELMKDSKCTFVFGQMNEPPGARARVALSGLTIAEYFRDGDGEGQGRDILFFIDNIFRFTQAGSEVSALLGRMPSAVGYQPTLATEMGLMQERITSTKNGSITSVQAVYVPADDLTDPAPATTFAHLDATTVLSRKISELGIYPAVDPLDSTSRILSPAVLGNEHYDTAQRVKEILQRYKELQDIIAILGMDELSEEDKLTVHRARRVQRFLSQPFHVAEQFTGLKGCLVDIKDTIKGFNMIIDGEVDEYPEASFNLVGSIEDAIEKGKKLLAEAV, via the coding sequence ATGCCCAATATTGGTAAAATAGCGCAGATTATCGGCCCAGTAGTTGACGTCAACTTTGCCGACAATGAAAATCTTCCTAAGATTTATGATGCCTTGTACATTGAGAAAGAAAATGGACAACGCATTGTATTAGAGGTTCAACAGCACTTAGGTGAGGAACGTGTTCGTACGATTGCAATGGATGCTACCGAAGGTTTAGTTCGTGGCATGAAGGTAGTTGATACTGGCGCTCCGATCAAAATGCCGATTGGCGAAGAAATTAAAGGTCGCGTATTCAACGTTGTTGGTGACCCAATTGACGGTATTAAAAGTTTGGACAAAACAAACGGTCGTCCTATCCACAACGTACCTCCAAGATTCGAAGATTTATCGACAGAATCTGAAGTACTATTCACAGGTATCAAAGTTATCGACTTATTAGAGCCTTACGCAAAAGGTGGTAAGATCGGTTTGTTCGGTGGTGCTGGTGTAGGTAAAACGGTATTAATCCAGGAGTTGATCAACAACATCGCAAAAGGACACGGTGGTTTATCCGTATTCGCAGGTGTGGGCGAGCGTACTCGTGAAGGAAACGATTTACTTCGTGAGATGCTGGAGTCCGGCATTATCAAATATGGTGAGCACTTCATGGAAGGCATGGAAAAAGGCGAATGGCCTTTGGAAAGTGTAGATTTAGAGTTGATGAAAGATTCTAAATGTACATTCGTGTTCGGACAGATGAATGAGCCTCCTGGTGCACGTGCGCGTGTTGCCTTATCAGGATTAACAATTGCAGAATATTTCCGTGACGGTGATGGTGAAGGCCAAGGTCGTGACATCTTATTCTTTATCGATAACATCTTCCGTTTTACGCAAGCAGGTTCTGAAGTATCGGCTTTATTAGGTCGTATGCCTTCAGCGGTAGGTTACCAACCAACACTTGCTACAGAGATGGGTTTAATGCAAGAGCGTATTACATCGACTAAAAACGGATCTATTACTTCAGTACAAGCGGTATACGTTCCTGCCGATGACTTAACTGACCCTGCTCCAGCGACAACTTTCGCTCACTTGGATGCAACAACAGTATTGTCACGTAAGATTTCTGAGTTAGGTATCTACCCTGCGGTTGACCCATTGGATTCAACTTCACGTATCCTTTCTCCAGCGGTTTTAGGTAATGAGCATTACGATACAGCACAACGCGTAAAAGAAATTCTTCAACGTTATAAAGAACTTCAAGATATCATCGCTATCTTAGGTATGGATGAGTTATCTGAGGAAGATAAATTAACAGTACACCGCGCACGTCGTGTACAACGTTTCTTATCTCAACCGTTCCACGTTGCAGAGCAATTTACAGGTTTGAAAGGTTGTTTAGTAGACATCAAAGACACAATCAAAGGATTTAACATGATCATTGATGGTGAAGTTGATGAATACCCAGAAGCATCTTTCAACTTAGTAGGTAGCATCGAAGACGCGATCGAAAAAGGTAAAAAACTATTAGCAGAAGCAGTTTAA
- a CDS encoding M14 family metallopeptidase, whose product MKLTYKILALSLSLAVSTASAQKKSDEAPKEIAGLRAVGSPSNPKVQMNWSRYHDLKQMEQFYKDLQKAYPNLVKCESIGKSYEGRDIFVLTVTDFKEGNPDRKPAMWIDGNIHANELQGSEISMYTAWYLAENYHAVPFIKELLKDKVFYIAPTINPDSREYFIYNPNSMHSSRTGRRPFDNDGDGLIAEDLYDDLDGDGEIVMMRRKSKTGRYKVDSENPNRMLMVKPGEVGEYEMLGFEGIDNDGDGLVNEDITGTYDPNRDWGWNWQPNYVQGGALYYPGTLPETQAVKDFVYKHPNIAGAQSYHNYGGMILRGPGAADDERFYSNKDVQVYNAIGQTGEKMLPGYNYIVIHKDLYTVFGGEIDFFALTRGIFTFSNELMTTYKLFNEKSEGGFRQSDEYYEFDRLLMFGDAYVPWKEYDHPQYGKIEIGGAKKNYTRNHPGFLLLEDAHRNAAFTIYHAYHMPKLEVIEATTRSLGGNLYEVNATIWNSRIIPTHSDHDVRMKIERPNHIRLEGAQVITGMQVVNKDFNETKEQRFKPEQIEVATIDGMSAVSVRWIVKGNPNNAKIVIDSPKGGYLEYNLSSI is encoded by the coding sequence ATGAAATTAACCTATAAAATTTTAGCCTTAAGCTTGTCATTAGCTGTTTCCACAGCATCTGCACAAAAGAAATCGGATGAAGCACCAAAAGAAATTGCTGGACTTCGTGCTGTGGGGTCTCCATCAAATCCAAAAGTGCAAATGAACTGGAGCCGCTATCATGATTTGAAACAGATGGAGCAATTCTATAAGGATCTCCAGAAGGCATATCCTAATTTAGTAAAATGCGAGTCCATCGGTAAAAGTTATGAGGGCAGAGATATTTTCGTATTGACCGTTACAGACTTTAAGGAAGGCAATCCTGATCGTAAGCCTGCGATGTGGATCGACGGAAATATTCACGCCAATGAACTACAGGGTTCCGAAATATCGATGTACACAGCCTGGTATCTGGCCGAGAATTATCATGCGGTACCCTTTATTAAAGAGTTGTTAAAGGACAAGGTGTTCTATATTGCCCCAACCATTAACCCTGATTCGCGCGAGTATTTCATCTATAACCCCAACAGCATGCACTCGTCACGTACCGGCCGCCGTCCATTCGACAACGATGGTGATGGCTTAATAGCAGAGGATTTATATGACGACTTAGATGGTGATGGTGAAATTGTAATGATGCGCCGCAAATCAAAAACAGGCAGATACAAGGTTGATTCGGAAAACCCGAATCGCATGCTTATGGTTAAGCCAGGTGAGGTTGGCGAGTATGAGATGTTAGGATTCGAAGGTATTGACAATGATGGCGATGGCCTAGTCAACGAGGATATTACTGGCACCTACGACCCTAACCGCGACTGGGGTTGGAACTGGCAACCCAACTATGTGCAAGGGGGCGCTTTGTACTATCCTGGAACATTGCCAGAAACACAGGCCGTCAAAGATTTTGTCTATAAACACCCCAATATTGCCGGCGCGCAATCCTATCACAATTATGGCGGAATGATTTTGCGCGGTCCTGGGGCAGCGGATGATGAACGCTTTTATTCAAACAAAGATGTGCAAGTGTATAATGCTATTGGGCAGACTGGTGAAAAAATGCTGCCTGGATATAATTATATCGTCATCCATAAAGACTTATACACGGTATTCGGCGGAGAGATAGACTTCTTCGCATTGACGCGCGGCATTTTTACCTTCTCTAACGAGTTAATGACAACCTATAAACTATTTAATGAAAAATCGGAAGGCGGTTTTAGACAGTCGGATGAATACTATGAGTTCGACCGATTGCTGATGTTTGGTGATGCATACGTGCCATGGAAGGAATATGATCATCCCCAATACGGAAAAATCGAGATTGGCGGTGCGAAAAAGAATTACACGCGTAATCACCCGGGATTCCTATTATTAGAAGATGCACATCGGAATGCAGCATTCACAATTTATCACGCATACCATATGCCGAAGTTAGAGGTCATAGAAGCAACAACGAGATCGCTTGGCGGCAACTTATATGAAGTCAACGCAACGATATGGAATAGCCGTATTATCCCGACCCATTCCGACCATGACGTGCGAATGAAGATCGAGCGTCCGAACCATATTCGACTAGAAGGAGCACAGGTCATCACTGGCATGCAAGTCGTAAATAAAGATTTCAACGAAACTAAAGAGCAACGCTTTAAACCCGAGCAAATCGAAGTCGCAACCATCGACGGCATGAGCGCGGTTTCCGTACGTTGGATCGTGAAAGGAAATCCTAATAACGCCAAGATTGTAATCGATAGTCCCAAAGGCGGCTACTTGGAATATAATTTAAGCAGTATTTAG
- a CDS encoding thiolase family protein, producing MIKKVYIVAAKRTAMGSFGSALSSFTASQLGAKAIEAVVAEIGLDKDQIDEVLMGCVLQANVGQAPARQAARFAGLPDHIPATTINKVCASGMKAISLGVQQILLGDADVVVAGGMESMSQVPYYSATTRWGAKYGDQKLIDGLHKDGLTDVYSNEAMGNCGELCADKYNISRADQDSYAIQSYTRSKIAWETGKFANEVAPVEVVSRKGTVSVAEDEEFKMVNFEKVPQLKPAFTTDGTITAANASTLSDGAAAVILMSEEKVKELNLTPLAEVIAYADAEQDPAWFTTTPAIATQKVLKKAGLTIDDIDYFEFNEAFSVVALANAQLLEITTNKINVYGGAVALGHPLGCSGARIIVTLNSVLHQENGSIGLAAICNGGGGASAMIIKKV from the coding sequence ATGATTAAAAAAGTATATATCGTTGCAGCAAAACGTACTGCAATGGGAAGTTTTGGAAGTGCATTATCAAGTTTTACAGCATCGCAGCTAGGAGCAAAGGCCATCGAAGCAGTTGTTGCAGAAATAGGTTTAGACAAAGATCAGATTGATGAAGTATTGATGGGCTGCGTATTGCAGGCGAATGTCGGACAAGCGCCAGCGCGTCAAGCAGCACGCTTTGCGGGATTGCCAGATCATATTCCGGCAACAACAATCAATAAAGTATGTGCCAGTGGTATGAAAGCCATCAGCTTAGGTGTGCAGCAAATTCTGTTGGGCGATGCGGATGTGGTTGTAGCAGGGGGTATGGAGAGCATGAGCCAGGTACCGTATTATAGCGCAACTACCCGCTGGGGTGCAAAATACGGCGATCAGAAGTTAATCGACGGCCTACATAAAGATGGTTTGACCGACGTGTATTCAAACGAAGCGATGGGGAATTGTGGTGAGCTTTGTGCGGATAAATACAATATTAGCAGAGCGGATCAGGATTCTTATGCAATACAATCTTATACAAGAAGTAAGATCGCTTGGGAAACAGGAAAATTTGCGAATGAGGTAGCTCCTGTAGAGGTAGTATCGCGTAAAGGAACAGTTTCTGTAGCGGAAGATGAGGAGTTCAAAATGGTAAACTTTGAAAAAGTACCGCAGTTAAAGCCTGCATTTACAACCGACGGTACGATTACTGCGGCGAACGCTTCTACGCTGAGCGACGGAGCAGCAGCCGTAATCTTGATGAGCGAAGAGAAAGTAAAAGAATTGAATTTAACGCCTTTGGCGGAAGTCATAGCTTATGCTGATGCAGAACAAGATCCAGCATGGTTCACGACGACACCAGCCATCGCAACGCAGAAGGTGTTAAAAAAAGCAGGGCTGACGATCGACGATATCGATTACTTCGAATTTAATGAAGCATTCTCGGTGGTTGCATTAGCCAACGCACAATTGTTGGAGATTACAACGAATAAAATAAATGTATATGGTGGTGCAGTTGCATTAGGTCACCCACTGGGATGTTCCGGTGCTAGAATCATCGTTACGTTGAACAGTGTATTACATCAAGAAAATGGAAGCATCGGCTTAGCTGCGATCTGTAATGGTGGGGGTGGTGCCAGTGCGATGATCATTAAAAAGGTTTAA
- a CDS encoding 3-oxoacid CoA-transferase subunit B: MLDKFGIAKRIAKEIKDGYYVNLGIGIPTLVANYIPDGMQVVLQSENGLLGMGPFPYEGEEDADYINAGKQTITTLPGSAIFDSAMSFGMIRARKIDLTILGAMEVSENGDIANWKIPGKMVKGMGGAMDLVASAENIIVAMQHVNKHGESKLLKECSLPLTGVRCVKKIVTEFGVFDVLPEGGFKVVELHEGVSIDTVKQYTNGKLIY, encoded by the coding sequence ATGTTAGATAAATTTGGAATTGCAAAGCGAATAGCCAAAGAAATCAAAGATGGCTATTATGTCAATCTGGGTATCGGTATTCCGACCTTGGTGGCAAATTACATTCCCGACGGTATGCAGGTGGTATTGCAAAGTGAAAACGGCTTGCTAGGAATGGGACCTTTTCCTTATGAAGGCGAAGAGGATGCTGATTATATCAATGCCGGAAAACAAACGATCACGACCTTGCCCGGTTCTGCGATCTTTGACTCGGCGATGAGCTTCGGCATGATTAGAGCCCGCAAAATAGACCTAACCATTCTTGGCGCCATGGAGGTGTCGGAAAATGGGGATATCGCCAACTGGAAGATCCCCGGAAAAATGGTGAAAGGAATGGGCGGCGCGATGGATTTAGTGGCCAGTGCTGAAAATATCATTGTTGCCATGCAACATGTGAATAAACATGGCGAATCGAAATTATTAAAAGAATGTTCCCTGCCATTAACTGGCGTCCGCTGCGTGAAGAAAATCGTGACGGAGTTTGGTGTGTTCGATGTGCTGCCAGAAGGTGGATTTAAAGTCGTCGAGTTGCATGAAGGGGTGTCAATAGATACCGTGAAGCAATATACCAATGGGAAACTGATATATTAG
- the rhaT gene encoding L-rhamnose/proton symporter RhaT, producing the protein MNAIAGVIFHFIGGFASGSFYVPYKKVKGWSWESMWILGGLFSWIIVPPIAAWLTIPNFVEIISESSASILGYTFLFGVLWGIGGLTYGLGVRYLGVSLGSSIILGLSMVFGALMPAIYYFFNKTEGKHGIDYFFTESAGICVMIGLLVCIVGIYLCGKAGMLKEKGLGALSEEAKSEYKFGLGIVVAIVSGVLSACFNFGIEAGKPMADVANQLWKAANPGQGEFLYQNNVTYIVILWGGFCTNFIWCAYLLLKNKTYKDYTNSTSPIGKNLLLCAIAGTTWYLQFFFYGMGESRLGNGASSWILHMAFIILISNAWGVALKEWKGVSKPTYTAIIAGIVTIILSICIVGFAKTLE; encoded by the coding sequence ATGAATGCAATCGCAGGTGTTATATTTCATTTTATTGGAGGATTTGCATCAGGAAGCTTTTATGTTCCCTACAAGAAGGTAAAAGGCTGGTCCTGGGAATCCATGTGGATCCTTGGAGGATTATTCTCCTGGATTATCGTTCCGCCGATAGCTGCCTGGTTAACCATTCCAAATTTTGTCGAGATTATTTCTGAGAGTAGCGCAAGTATCCTAGGCTACACCTTTTTATTTGGTGTGCTCTGGGGGATAGGCGGTTTGACCTATGGTTTAGGCGTTCGCTATCTGGGCGTGTCTTTAGGAAGCAGTATTATCCTGGGATTAAGTATGGTCTTTGGGGCGCTGATGCCGGCCATCTATTACTTTTTCAATAAAACAGAGGGTAAGCATGGTATCGACTATTTCTTTACCGAAAGCGCCGGTATCTGTGTTATGATTGGTTTACTGGTTTGTATCGTCGGGATTTATCTCTGCGGTAAGGCAGGTATGCTCAAGGAAAAAGGGCTAGGTGCACTTTCCGAAGAGGCGAAGTCCGAATATAAGTTCGGCTTAGGGATTGTCGTTGCGATTGTCTCGGGTGTATTGAGCGCTTGTTTCAATTTCGGTATCGAAGCCGGGAAGCCTATGGCGGATGTAGCAAACCAATTATGGAAGGCCGCGAACCCCGGACAAGGCGAGTTCTTGTATCAGAATAACGTGACGTATATCGTTATCCTTTGGGGTGGTTTCTGTACCAATTTCATCTGGTGTGCTTATCTTCTACTAAAAAATAAAACATATAAAGATTATACAAATTCAACTTCTCCAATTGGAAAGAACTTATTGCTATGTGCCATTGCTGGAACAACCTGGTACTTGCAGTTTTTCTTCTATGGTATGGGCGAGAGTAGACTTGGGAACGGGGCGAGTTCCTGGATCTTACACATGGCCTTCATCATTTTGATATCCAATGCTTGGGGAGTTGCGTTAAAAGAATGGAAGGGTGTGAGTAAACCCACGTACACCGCCATTATTGCTGGAATTGTAACCATCATTCTATCTATTTGCATTGTGGGTTTTGCGAAAACATTAGAATAA